CGCTATTGCCATCAAAAGGTTTCCCTTCTAACAAGCCTTCAAAGTCCAGCACCACACCCTGTCCCTCACTAATCTTAGTGTGTTCAGGCGCGTCAGAAAAGGTAGATTTTTCCTTTGCTAATTGTTTTAAGCGTTCCTCAACTTGTTCAGGCGTGATAGCTTCCACGGAAAAGCTAGGGATGCAAGTTTCAATGCCAGAGAGATCGATTTGGGGCCTAAGACCGATGTTAAGTTCAATATCAAAGTGCTGATCTTGTTTTTCAAATTTGATAATTGCCGGATTGCCCATCATTTCATGGGGGGCAAGTTTGAGCTCTTCTACCCCTGCCTTGAGCACAGAATCCAAAAGTTCCTTTTGAGATTCTTCTTGAATCTGCGCTTGGTAGCGTTGGTTGATAATATCAATAGGCACCTTGCCTCTTCTAAAACCATCGATTTTTGTTTTCTGGGCGATCCTTTTGGCAATTTTTTGCGCTCTTTGTTGAAAATCTTCAAGGGAGGACTTGGCGTATACACGCGCATTGGCTCCATCTAGTTTTTTGGTTTCTAAAACCATTCATAACTCCTTGGGTTTGAGTATAATAAGGGGTCATTCTAGCTAAATCTGTGTTAAGCGATAATTAAACCCTGGGAGTGTCAATGTCCTTAGAATCCCTCAAAGCCCGCCTGCAACTTGTGCGCGATCTCTCGCCCCGCTATGGCATGGTTTGCAAAATTTTACCCAATATGGTTTTTGTGCAGGGGTTTTTACCCTCTGTAGGGGATGTGGTCAAGGTGGAGCGGGGCGATGGCAAGGAATGTTTAGGCATGGTGGTGGTGGTGGAGCAAACACAATTTGGCTTTGCGCCCTTTTCCTTTGTGGAGGGGTGCAAGGTGGGGGATCGCGTACTCTTTGTCAAAGAGGGTTTGAGTTTCCCTGTGGGGGAGGGTTTGCTAGGGCGCGTACTCGATCCGCTAGGCAATCCCCTAGATGAATTAGGCTTTGTGCGCGCCAGTGCTTTTGCGCCCGTGATGGTAGAACCTATGAAACCCCTAGATCGGGGCGTGATCGATGAACCCTTTGGGGTAGGGGTTAAGAGCATTGATGCTTTGCTGACTTGTGGTAAGGGGCAGAAACTAGGCATTTTTGCAGGGAGTGGGGTGGGCAAATCTACTCTGATGGGCATGGTGGTGCGCGGGTGCAGTGCGCCCATCAAGGTGATCGCCCTCATTGGGGAGCGGGGGCGTGAGATTCCGGAGTTTATCCATAAAAATCTGCAAGGTAATTTGGATAATACCGTGCTTGTGGTCGCTACTAGCGATGATTCCCCTTTAATGCGCAAATACGGCGCGTTCTGCGCGATGAGTGTGGCGGAGTATTTTAAAAATCAAGGGCATGATGTCTTATTTATGATGGACTCTATTACGCGCTTTGCAATGGCACAACGCGAGATCGGACTGGCGATGGGCGAGCCTCCTACTAGCAAGGGTTATCCCCCCTCTGCGCTCACCTTACTACCCCAGCTGATGGAACGCGCGGGCAAGGAGAAAAATAAAGGGAGCATTACGGCGTTTTTCACCGTTCTCGTTGAAGGCGATGATCTCTCTGATCCCATTGCCGATCAGGCGCGCAGTATTTTAGATGGGCATATTGTTTTGAGCCGTGAGCTCACCGATCATGGCATTTACCCCCCCATCAATATTTTAAACTCCGCCTCTAGGGTGAGCAAAGAGGTGAGTGCGACAGAACACATGTTAGCTGCGCGCAAATTCCGCAAACTTCACGCCTTGCTCAAAGAAAACGAGGTTTTGATTCGCATAGGCTCTTACCAACCCGGGTTTGATGCAGACCTAGATGAAGCAATCGCCAAAAAGGCGGGCATGGAAGCTTTTATGTTACAAGAAGAAGAGGAGATTGTACCCAGTAATACCAGTATCCAGCAGTTGATCGCGCTTATGCAAGAATCTTAAGATTGCGCAAAGGATAGCGTGGTATATCCATTTTTACTATGAAAATGATTTTTTATATATCCAAACTCTACTTTTTTAGGATTTTTGATGGAACGGATTTATTTAGATAATAATGCCACGACTAAGGTCGACCCTGCAGTAGAGAGTCTAATGACTCCTTATTTTAGCGCGCAGTATGGAAACCCTAATTCTTTGCATAAATTTGGCACAGAAACCCACCCAGCGATCCTAGAGGCACTGGATAAACTCTATGCGGGCGTGGGCGCGCGCAATGAGGACGATATTATCATCACCTCCTGCGCGACTGAGAGCAATAACTGGGTGCTCAAGTCCATGTATTTTGATGCCTATCTCAAACACGGCAAGAATCACATCATCACGACCGAAGTAGAGCACCCGGCTGTGCATGCTACTTGTCAGTTTTTAGAGAGCGTG
This portion of the Helicobacter felis ATCC 49179 genome encodes:
- the fliI gene encoding flagellar protein export ATPase FliI, with translation MSLESLKARLQLVRDLSPRYGMVCKILPNMVFVQGFLPSVGDVVKVERGDGKECLGMVVVVEQTQFGFAPFSFVEGCKVGDRVLFVKEGLSFPVGEGLLGRVLDPLGNPLDELGFVRASAFAPVMVEPMKPLDRGVIDEPFGVGVKSIDALLTCGKGQKLGIFAGSGVGKSTLMGMVVRGCSAPIKVIALIGERGREIPEFIHKNLQGNLDNTVLVVATSDDSPLMRKYGAFCAMSVAEYFKNQGHDVLFMMDSITRFAMAQREIGLAMGEPPTSKGYPPSALTLLPQLMERAGKEKNKGSITAFFTVLVEGDDLSDPIADQARSILDGHIVLSRELTDHGIYPPINILNSASRVSKEVSATEHMLAARKFRKLHALLKENEVLIRIGSYQPGFDADLDEAIAKKAGMEAFMLQEEEEIVPSNTSIQQLIALMQES